The stretch of DNA CCAGCGGCGCACCTCGTTGTACAAGGAATCACGCTGCACTGGGGTCAAGCCGCAGGCACGAATTGCGCGAACGATATCTTCGACGTCACAGAGATGGTGGATGCCAGTGGCCGCGACGACATTCTCTTCGATCATCGTCGATCCGAGATCGTTGGCCCCAAACGCCAAGGCAACTTGCCCCAAGCGCAAGCCCTGTGTCACCCATGACGCCTGGATGTTCCTGACGTTGTCCAGGTAGATGCGAGAGACCGCGAGCATGCGGAGATAGTCGTAACCGGTCGACGCGGCATGCCCCGCCTCGAGCTCGGTAGAGCCGGCTTGGAAAGTCCACGGAATGAAGGCCGTGAAGCCGCCCGTTTCGTCCTGCAGATCCCGAATGCGGCGCAGGTGTTCGACACGTTCTGCCAGCGTGTCAAGAGAGCCGAACATCATTGTCGCCGTAGACGACATCCCGAGAGCATGGGCGTACCGCATCACCTCGAGCCAGGCATTGGTCGAGATCTTGTGAGGACTAATCTCGCTCCGCACACGGTCAACCAGTATCTCCGCTCCTCCGCCGGGGAGCGAATCGAGTCCCGCATTGCGAAGACGGCGAAGCGCCTCCTCAATCGACACGCCACTCCGCCGAGCGATGTGAGCGATCTCCGGCGGCGAGAGCGAGTGAAGGTGGATCGGGTAGCGGGCCTTGATTCCCGCAAACAGGGACTCATACCAGCGAAGGTCAAGGTCCGGATGGAGCCCGCCCTGCAACATCACCGCCGTCCCGCCGAGCGCGAGCGTCTCCTCAATCTTGCGATGTATCGCTTCCTCCGAGAGCACATACCCCGCGCCACTGCCGGGCGACGCGTAGAAGGCGCAGAAGCGACATGCAGAGACACAAACGTTGGTGTAGTTGATGTTGCGATCGATGACGAACGTGGCCTCCGGACGCGGGTGCAACCGGCGACGAACCCAGTCGGCGCGAGCCCCGACTGAGAGAAGGTCGTTGGATCCGAGAAGCGCGAGCGCCTCAGCGTCGCTGAGCCGAGATCCGGATCCGGGCACCTGGTGGCCCGGCATCACCCGACACCGGCCTCAGGATGACCGCCGGACGCCGACAAGATATCCACATCCGGCAGCGCAGCCAGTTCGCCAACCGCCATAGCTCGCTTGTAGAACTCCACCAGCCCATCGCGGAACTCGGCCGTGAAACAGAACCGCAGCTTGTCGAAGTAGTCGAGCAGGAATTGCTGGCTGAACTCGTAGCGCAACGCGGCCGCGGCAGCAGTCGACACAGGATCGGCCATGCAGCGATCACGAGACGCCAGCAATGCCTCGCCAACGGCGGTCACGGCTCGCGGCCGAGCCGTCGCGAAAGACCGAGTGGCGGCGCACACGGCGAAGACCATTGGGAGACCGGTCAACGCACGCCACTCCTCACCGAGGTCCACATGGTAGGGAAAGACCCCCGCGCGCAACACGTACAGCGCCTCATCGCCGATAAGCAGCAAAGCGTCATACTCCTCTAGTACCTCGGCAAGCGATCCGCTGCGCTTCCGGAATTCCGGGGACAGACCCCAGGCAGCACACAAGACGCGGAGAAGACACACCGAAGTGGCGCTCTTCTCCGTGATGGCAATCCGACGCACGGCCGGCAGCGGAACGCGAGTGAAGAGTTGCACCGAATCGACGGCGCCGAAGGCGCTGATCGACACGTGAGGCAAGAGTGCGAGCTCGTCGACGTGACGCGCGAAGGCAATAGATGACGGCAAGGCGACGTCGATCTGGCCATCAATCAACATGGTGTTCAGCGTCGCCGGATCGCCCTCAACAATGCTTGCTTCCATGCCGCGCTCGGCGAGTTCGTCGACGAAATGATGGTAGAGCGGGAAGCAGTTGACGAACTCGATGCGACCCACGCGCACCGGTGCCGGGGGCTTAGTCATCGACATCGCTGTCGTACCGCCGCAGGTCGTTGTACAGCGTATCTCGCTCGACGGGCACTCGGCCAGCGGCGCGAATCACGCGCACCAGTTCGCTGCGGCTCAGCTCCTGACCGGTATCGACACCCGCAGCATGGCTGATGCGTTCTTCGACGACCGTGCCATCAAGGTCGTTGACGCCGAATGCCAACGACACCTGCGCCAGCTTCAAGCCGATGTTGATCCAGAATGCCTTGATGTGGCGGAAGTTGTCGAGCACAAGGCGCCCCACAGCCAGTACCCTGAGATCATCGAAACCGGTAGGACCCGGCAGCTGATCGAGTCTCGTATTGCGAGGCTGGAAGGAGAGCGGAATGAACGCGTTGAAGCCACCGGTTTGGTCTTGGAGCTCGCGCAACCGCACCATATGGTCCGCGAGCTCATCCGCCGTCTCGACATGACCGTACAACATCGTCGCGTTAGACCTCAGCCCTACGGCGTGAGCCTCACGCATGACGTCGAGCCACTCCTGGCCGCTGATCTTTCGTTCACAGATGAGTCCGCGCACACGCCCGCTGAACACCTCCGCACCACCACCGGGGAGGGATCCGAGGCCAGCGTCGCGCAGTCTGACGAGCACCTCGGCAACACTGCAGCCGCTGACCCTCGCGAAGTGTGCGATCTCGCTGGCCGTGAACGCTTGGATGTGCACGTCTGGAGCGAGATCCTTGAGCGCGCGCAGCATGCTCACGAAGTACTCGAGAGTGAGATCCGGGTGCTCGCCGCCCACGATGTGAATCTCGCTGATCGCCTCACTAGCCAGTGTGTCTCTCGCCTTCGCCACAATCTCATCGACGCTGAGCGTGTACGACCCCTCATCTCCCTCATCGTGGCTGAAGGCACAGAAGAGGCAGCGATTGCGGCACACATTCGTGTGGTTGATGTGACGATTGCGGATGAAGTAGACGTCGTCACCAACAACCCGCGCGCGCGCGAAGTCGGCCATCGCGCCAAGCGCGAGTAGATCGTGTGTGCGTAGCAGACGAACCGCATGAGATGCGTCAAGACGCTCGCCGGCCGAAACTCGGGCCCAGACATCTTCCAATTCGGCGCGGCCCGCCAAGGCAGCGATATCCGCTGGCATCATCGATTCGACTCCAGAGGTCAGTTGTACCGAGCGACGACCTGATCCGCGACTTCCGCGAGGAGCTCGCGTTCGACCGGACTCGGACAGCCGTCGAGCGTCTGCCGAGCCCTCTCAATGTATCGCATCGCCACGTCGCGAGCACGCGCGACGGCGCCCGTAGAAGCAACCGTCGAGAGAACCGCGTCAACATCCTCTGGCGAGAGATCGTCGCGCGCGAGAAGCTCCGCAAGTCCAGGCTCACGCTCCATCGCAAGAAGTAGGGGCAGCGTTATGGTTCCGTCGCGAACGTCAGCACCCGGCCGCTTACCCGTCTCCTGCTCATTGCCAGAGCAATCAAGGACATCATCAAACACCTGGAACGCAAGGCCGAGCAATCGACCGAACTCTGCCAACGACGCCTCGTGGTCACGGGAGGCATTCGAGAGATGCGCACCGAGGCGGCACGCCACAGCGAACAAGTCCGCCGTCTTACGCTCGCACCTCAATTCGTACTGCGCCACGCTGAGGTCGATTCTCCGCGTTTGATCACGCTGCATCACTTCGCCCTCGGAAAGGCCGACGGCCGCGGCGCTGAGAGCTTCCACCGCGGCCGCTGCACCGGTTGCCGAGAGCTCGGAGAAGGCGCGCGACAGGAGGTAGTTGCCTGCCGAGACTGCCTGCCCAACACCGAACTCGCGAACCACCGTTGGCCGCCCGCGCCGCAGATCGGCCCGATCAAGCACGTCATCATGCACGAGAGTCGCCATGTGCAACACCTCGACCGCGACCGCTGCCCGAACCACCCCTTCGGACAAGGCGGCGTCGGTGCGCGCACAAAGAAGAGTGAGCATGGGGCGAATGCGTTTCCCCCCAGCCTTCAGGGTGGCTTGGCAGGCCACACCCAAGATGCCTCGAGGCTCCGCCGTAATGTCAACGAGTCGCGCCTCCACACGCTTGAGACCACCGCCGTAGCGCCGTCTGAGCGCCGGAGAGAAGCTGAAGGAATGAGCGCTCATGCACTGAGCGCAACGAGCGGCTTGTCGCCCACGTGGATCGCCACAGCCCGAAGACCAAGCGAACGATAGCGCACGCCGTTGAACCCGCTGCGTGCCATGCGCGCCGCCAACTCGTCGACACGGGGAAACGCCTGCACTGATGCCGGCAGATAGGAGTATGCCTCTCTCTGACGCGCGACTACACTGCCGAGAGCCGGCACACAGTATCCCATCCACACACCGTGCAGAGCGCGCGCCCACCGCTCCCGCGGCCACGTCGACTCCAGGCACACCAACCGGCCACCCGGACGCAGAACCCTGAGCAACTCCGACAACACGCCGGCGAGGTCGTTCACGTTGCGCAAACCCCAACCCACGGTCGCTACAGAGAACCAGTCATTCTCAAACGGCAGACGGAGAGCATCACCGCGCAAGAATTGCGGCGGCGATGCCTCAAGGGCCTGCGCCCATGCGGCCGCCTTGCGCCGGGCGGCGGCGATCATCTCTGTAGAGAAGTCGACCCCGACCACGTCGAGTGCGGGGAAAGCGCCTGCTAACGCAAGCGTAAGATCGCCGGTCCCGCAACAGAGATCGAGCGCGCGACCCTCAATATCGGTCGGCAACTGCCGCACAGCGAGCGCCCGCCAGCTACGATCCAGACCGAAAGTCATCACGCGATTCATGAGATCGTACCGAGGGACGAGTTCGTCGAACATGCTCTCAATGCGCACGGGGTCCCGCTCAAGAAGGTCAACAGTCACGACTGTTCTCCCTCCCACGGGGGGAAGAGATGATGCTCGACGCCGGCAACCGCAAGGACTTTGCCGACCACGTGATCTACCGCTTCGGCAAGCGTCTCGGGGAGGAAGTAGAACGCCGGCGACGCGGGAACGATTATCGCGCCGGCTTCGGCGAGTTCGAGCATGCGTCGAAGGTGAATGGCGGTCACTGGTGTCTCCCGCGGCACGATAATCAGCGTTCGACGTTCTTTGAGGGCCACATCGGCGACCCGATGAATCAGCGTCCTGGTTGACCCCAAGGCCACATGCGCAACACTGCTCATGGAGCACGGGCAGAGAATGACAACGTCGGGTGCATTGCTTCCGCTCGCCGGCGGTGCTGCCAGGTCGAACGGGTCATGCACTGTGGCCGTCGCGCCGGCCCGGGCGAGCAGAGCTTCAATGACGTCGTGACGATCGTGCGCCGACAGACCAAGCTCGTGGCGCAGCACAGTGACGCCGCTGTCGGAGACGCACAGCTCCACCCGGCAGCCAGCGGCACCGAGAACGGTCAGCAAGCGAAGCGCGTATGGCGCCCCGCTAGCGCCGGTGATACCAACGAAGACACGAGCAGGGAAGGTCACGCGACGATCGCCCTCCTCGACTCGGCGCTCAAGAACCGGCTCTCCCAAAGAGCAGCCATTGTACACCCCATTACGAAGAAGCCATCAGCGAGAGGATGACGACCGCTCCGTAGACTAAGCCCACGCCGCCGTTGATCGTCATGAAGCGCATGCCGACATGGTCTAACCCACGGCGACGAATATCCAGATGGGGCCACGCGAGGAGCGCACCGACCAATGACAGGCCAACCCAGTAGACCACACCCAGATGAGACCACCACCCCACTGCAGCCAGGAGGAGCAGCGTTCCGACATGCGACATGGCCGCGGCAGCGAGAGTACGCCGCGGCCCAATGCTGACCGCAAGCGAGTGGACAAGCTCCGCGCGATCGAACTCAAGATCGAAGATGCCGTAGATCGCGTCGAAGCCGCCAACCCAAAGCGCAACCGCGAAGAAGAGCATCCAAGCCTGCGCCGAGGCATTCCCGGCGACCGCAACCCAGGCCGCCGCCGGAGCGAGCCCGAGCGTCATTCCGAGGACATAGTGGCAGAACCAGGTCACGCGCTTCGTATACGGGTAGACGACGAACGCGACCAAGGGAATTGGCCATAAGTACGCGCACGGGGGCGATAGATTGAGAGCCGCAACGACGAGAACGAGCGCAGCCAGCACGGCAAACACCCAGACGTCACGACTGCGCACGACTCCCGACGGGATCTCACGCTGTGCCGTACGCGGATTGCGTGCGTCAAGCGGAGCGTCAATCAACCGATTGAGCGCCATCGCGCAACTCCGCGCACCGACCATCGCCACGGTGATCCAGATGACGTCTGCCCATCCAGGCCAGCCGCCCGCCGCCAGGAAAGCCCCGACATACGCGAACGGCAAAGCGTAGACGCTGTGTTCTACCTTGATGAGTCGCGCGAACCGGACCAGAAAGGATGCGCTTGCGGGTGACGACCGCGTCCTCGCCGGAGAGGCCTCAGCACGCGTCATCGGAAGGGCAGTCCGTACTCCGCCCAGCGCCGAGACACCTGCGCCTTGACTTCCGGATCCATGGCGATCTCATCCGGCCAGTCCCGTGCGTAACCCTCCTCGGCCCAGGTACGAGTCGCGTCGATCCCCATCTTGGCGCCAAAGCGGGGTGATGAGCCGGAGTGGTCGAGAACGTCGAGCGGACCTCGCGTGACCACGCAGTCGCGACTGGGGTCAACGTTGTTGAAGACACGCCAGGCAACCTCGCTGTAGTCATGGACGTCCACATGCTCATCCACAACGACGACGAACTTCGTGAACATCATCTGCCCCATTCCCCATACAGCGTTCATGACCTTGTGAGCATGGCCGGGATAGGACTTCCTGATGCTGATAATGGCGCAATCATGAAAGACACCCTCGATAGGCAAGTCCATGTCGCGAATCTCCGGCTGCACCAGGCGCAGCAACGGGAGGAAGAGTCGCTCCGTGGCTTTTCCGAGGTAGGCATCCTCCATTGGAGGTCGACCCACGATGGTCGCCGGATAGATCGCGTCTTTGCGGTGACTCATCGCCGTGAGGTGGAACACGGGATACTCGTCGGCAAGCGAGTAGTAGCCGGTATGATCGCCGAAAGGACCCTCGCGGCGCCGTTCATCGCGCTCCACGTACCCCTCGAGGACGATCTCCGCGTCGGCGGGCACCTCGAGATCGACTGTCTCGCAGCGAGCTAGCTCAATCGGCGCACCTCGCAGGAACCCGGCGAACATGAATTCATCGATGCCCGGCGGCAGAGGCGCCGTCGCGGCGTAAGTGACCGCGGGATCTGTCCCGAGCGCAACAGCAACCTCGAGCCTCCCTCCGGCCTCGCGATAGTTGCAGGCGCCATCGTGATGCATGTGCCAATGCATGCCGGTCGACGTCGAATCGTACACCTGCAGCCGATACATGCCGGCGTTGCGCCGTCCCTTCGCATCCTTCGTCACCACAACCGGCAATGTGATGAATGGGCCGCCATCGCCTGGCCATGTCGTCAGAACCGGTAGACGAGCCAGATCCGGTGGCTCGACACCAACCTCACGCCAGCTCGCCTTCTTGCCGACTACCGGCGTGAATGAGGCGAGTTCGCGCAACTGGCCCAGAGCCTTGACCTTACCGATCAGACCTGAGGGCACTTGGAGCTCGACGAGCTCTGCAATGCGACCCGCGATATCGTCGAGAGGCCGCCCCAGAGCCAGCTCGAGGCGACGGTACGAACCGAGCTGATTCATGAGCACCGGCATGGCCGGGCCGACTGCGCCTGCCGGTCGAACCGGCGACTCGAAGAGAAGCGCCGGCCCGTGAGCCTTGCTTGCTCGGTCCGCAATCTCCGCCATCTCCAGATACGGATCAACCGAGCAACGTACGCGCGACAACTCGCCGGCACGCTCCAGGAGCGAGATGAATGCACGCAGATCCACTAGCGCCGCTCACCTTCGGCTGTCACCGGCCACTCAGGCTCCATCCGCAGATCCGCCCCCGACAGTTCATGGACCAACGGCGCGATTGATGGTAGAGCGAGACTTGGCAGCACAGTAAGAACCTCTTCTCGCACGGCGTTCGGCTCGCCGCTCGCCTGTGCGTTCTCAGCATGTTCGTAGGGGCCCAGGAGAAACGCAGCGCTGCATCCGCGCCCAAGCGCCACCAACGCAGCCATGGTATACGCCCAGAGAGCGTCGTCATCCGCGTATGCCGCGCCAAGCGAGCGAAACACTGCGCATGCAGCCATCAGCCGTGCAAGAAGACTGACCGCCGCGACATCGCCACGACGAGCGATGATGTGCAGACCAAGAGCATAGTGGAAGTCGCCGGCAAGTAGTGTCGCCTCCGCAGTCTCGGAACCACCATACTCCAGCACACGGCCGCGGCGATAATGGAGGAGATACCCCTCATAGATCAGCTCTATGGCCTCGACGTACTCCGGTGCCACCGCACCATCGAGCTCGCGCAGAACACGGCCCCAGCGAAGCTCCGGCGTAGCACTCGCCGGCGATCCAAACACCTCCCCGGCTCGCCGCAGCGCCGAGATCACTGCAGCGTCCACAACGCTACGCCTCGCCTTGCAGATAGTACGTCAGCGACATGAGTTCGCTCGAGAGGTCAACCTGACGCACAATCACACCCTTTGGTGAGAGCACCTTGATCGGCGCGAAGTTGAGGATGGCGCGCACACCGGCAGCGCCGAGGCGTGCAATTGTCGCCTCGGCTGCTGAAGCAGGAACCGTGACCAGTGCGATATCGACACGTTGCCGACGACACAGCGCCTCAAGTTCGTCAATGCTCCGAACCGTGCCATCACCTTGACCCGTACCGACAACGACGTCGGACACGTCGAAGATGCCGACAAGACGAAAGCCCTGCTGCGCGAACCCGCGATAGCGAGCCAACGCCGTACCAAGAAGGCCAGCCCCCACGATAACAACATGCCATTCGCGATCGAGACCCAGGCAGTGATCGATCTCTTCGACCAAACGGGCGACCTCGTAGCCCACACCGCGCGTGCCGAACTCCCCAAGATACGACAGGTCCTTGCGAATCTGCGCTGCGTTGAACCCCACGAGATCAGCCAGATCGCGGGACGACACTCGCGTCACGCCTTGAGCCTCGAGCTCCTGGAGCTTGCGCAGGTACAACGTCAGTCGAGGCACGGCTACGGCCGGCACGACCCTGCGACTTATGTCGTACCCCATCGTGAACCTTTTCTACGAGATCGGAGTCAGCACTGGGAACATGATACATACTATGGGCAGCTAATGACGCCGCCGCAGCCACGGCAGCGAACGACAGGAGGTGACCCATGGCCGTTTCAATCAGGCATGCCGGACCAGGAGATGAGCCCGCCATCCTCCATTTCGTCGAAGAACTCGTCCAGACGAGCGGGAGTCGCGTCCGCCCCGACGAGCACCAGGTTCGTCGTTATCTCGCCACCGCAGAGACGACCATCTTGCTCGCAGCCGACGAACGCGCCGTGGTCGGCATGCTGAGCTACTCGACTCGACCTGCCTTGCTCTTCCCGGGAAGCACAGGCGAGATCGAATCGCTCGTGGTACGAGCCGACCGACGCGGCGAGGGCATTGGCAAGAAGCTTCTGCGCACCGGATTGCGACTGATGCAGGATGCGGGGTGCGTCGAAATCAGCACAAGTGTCGCTCCAGAGAACACGCGCGGGCAACACCTGTTCTTTGACCACGGACTGAGCGACGCCTCGGTGCGACTGGCCACGCACCGGCGTTAGGCCCGCGAGCCGCGACCTACGAGAGCCAGCGCGCCAGATCCTTGGCATGGTACGTAATGATCATGTCGGCGCCGGCCCGCTTGATCGCGGTCGCCGCCTCGAGCGCCGCCGCTCGCTCATCGAGCCACCCTTGGAGCGCCGCCGCGCGTAGCATCGCGTACTCGCCGCTCCCGCTCAAAGCGGCCAACGGGAACCTCGTCTCCTGCTTGACCGCGCGAACGATGTCGAGACCCAGAAGCGCCGGCTTCACCATGACGATGTCGGCACCCTCTTCAATGTCCAGCAACACTTCACGCACCGCTTCCTCGGCATTGGCGCAGTCGATCTGGTAAGTCCGGCGATCCCCGCTGCCCGGGTGCGCTCGACGCGTCAGCGCACCCATGTCGTCATAGGCCGACGCAAGAGTGACAGATGACGGCATGATCGCAGTGTCAATGAGACCCTCGTCATCGAGCGCGCTACGGATTGCCGCCACTCGCCCGTCCATCATGTCACTGGGAGCGATGATGTCGGCCCCACTCTCCGCGTGAGTGACGGCCGTCTTCGCGAGCAACTCCAGCGTGACATCATTGACGATCTCTCCATCTTGAAAGACACCGCAATGACCATGATCCATGTAGGAGCAGAGACACACGTCCGTGATCACCAAGAGCTCCGGGAACTCGTCCTTGATGGCACGCACCGCCATTTGGACAATGCCTTCCGCGTCGTAGGCTCCTGTCGCAGCAGAATCACGATGCGAGGGCACGCCAAACAGGTAGATCGCCCGGAGACCAACGTGAACGCTTTCGCGCACTTCGGCGAGCAGATTCCCAATGGAGAACTGGAAGCAGCCCGGCATAGCCGAGAGCGGTTCCTTGACGTTCTCTCCAGCGACCACGACGAGGGGATGAACGAGATCCTCGATGCTCAACGTCGTCTCGCGCAACATGTCGCGCATTGCCCGCGTGCGACGCAGACGCCTCATCCGATACGTGGGGTAGTACATGCTCTCGGGTCCTTTCGGGGTAGCTAGCCGCGCCGTGCCTGCAATCCTCCCCCGCCGGGCGCGCTGTGACAAGCACGCCGAATGTCGACTCAGGCGTGCGCCATCTGCAGCACCGCCTTCACGGTCTCGACGACCGACGCGCGATCGCGCAAGTGGCACGCGACCAGCGGCACACTCGGCTTCAATCCAAGCACCTCGGCAATCTGGTCACGACCGAGTTCTTCACCCGCCATCGAAACGTAGGTCGCCACCAAGAATGGGGCCTCAGTGGCGCGAACGTAGTCGAGATCGCGTCGTGCCGAGCGCAGACTGTCGAGATCGTTGGCGTTCACCAGAATGATCCAGGCCGTCGTCCCGGCGGCAATCCGCGACCACGCCTGGTCGGGCGCCGATGCTGACGTCGAGAACACGAGCACGTCGCACTCGGCTCCGTCAACGTCGACGACCGTTTGACCGGCAAGCACGGGAATTTCCACTTCTTTCTCGTCGATGAGCTCGACACGCATCTGACGCACTAGATCCCCGTCGGTCAAAGACGTGAGGAATATCTCGTTGTAGATGTCGATCGATCCACGCACGCCGATACTGACCGACTCGCCGATCCCCTGGATGACCGGCTCGCCAACGGCGATCAGACCTCGCGAGTACAAGCTATACATCACTTTTGCGCCGTGGAAGCGATCAAGACCAGCCTCGCGCAACACCACGTTGATGTCCGCGTGTCCGTCCATGCGAACGATAGCGCGCCACTCATTCGGACTGAGAGCTATTTCACCTAGCTCGACCACCTGCTCGCTGAACGTGAGTCGCGGTATACGCTCCATCGAGCCTATGTGCTTGACGAAGAGCTCCCACTCATCGATGCGCCGGTATCCCTCCATGATGACGTTCTCGACCGACATGTCGACGAGTATGTCCTCATCAGCGACGTCCTGATCTGGGCCGAACTCGAACTCACCCTCCGCCCATCCGAGCAGATCGAATGCTGCGTCCTGAATCTGATCCCGCACAGCCCGCTCAAGCATCCCGCGGTCGATGGCGCCACTGCGGAGAAGAAGGGCGCCAATGCGCTCATGTTTGCCGTTCGCGTTCTGTTGGGACAGCGCCTCCCGAAGCTGTGGAGCGGAGATGGCGCCCTCTCTGACCAAACGTTCACCCAGCGGCAGGTCCTGAGGTTCGACAAACGCGTAGCATATGAGCCCCTTGCGGAAGAAGACCCTGCCCCACGTCTCGTCGC from Thermoleophilia bacterium encodes:
- a CDS encoding DUF4388 domain-containing protein: MLLRGNLKDFSLPNILQLVQMSAKSGALTVHRDETWGRVFFRKGLICYAFVEPQDLPLGERLVREGAISAPQLREALSQQNANGKHERIGALLLRSGAIDRGMLERAVRDQIQDAAFDLLGWAEGEFEFGPDQDVADEDILVDMSVENVIMEGYRRIDEWELFVKHIGSMERIPRLTFSEQVVELGEIALSPNEWRAIVRMDGHADINVVLREAGLDRFHGAKVMYSLYSRGLIAVGEPVIQGIGESVSIGVRGSIDIYNEIFLTSLTDGDLVRQMRVELIDEKEVEIPVLAGQTVVDVDGAECDVLVFSTSASAPDQAWSRIAAGTTAWIILVNANDLDSLRSARRDLDYVRATEAPFLVATYVSMAGEELGRDQIAEVLGLKPSVPLVACHLRDRASVVETVKAVLQMAHA